A DNA window from Phragmites australis chromosome 11, lpPhrAust1.1, whole genome shotgun sequence contains the following coding sequences:
- the LOC133884497 gene encoding nuclear pore complex protein NUP50B-like has product MADEEHAPSSRKRVAGTQINKDNPEPDEDGPEQEMGTFKKASEEVMATRRVLKVRRQQPSSSPSSNPFSAIRFTPSDSSVQTSAPAPPPQPSDVKADEGSNGSGKDAVSVSVSVSDKNVGSGEVPEIQRDELAQKESAATAKTDFDGTAEVPPQPVKTSDKAEDTEDGSGEDKVVVGEPMEGNRMSSEVEGKTKEEVAEEKKEVDEAGNEDKISKDDTENKEDDKSETKDELSEEQKDVDNKGQSSSATPLFSFKNLSSGQNAFTGLAGTGFSSSSFSFGSGSKDGSSAEPVFGLKSDGSSFPSFNFGAANNGSSSPALATSAEAPKKFAMPEGPVETGEENERALFTADSALYEYLDGGWKERGKGELKLNVPVSGGERARLVMRAKGNYRLVLNASLYDDMSLKDMDKKGVTFACVNSIGESNSGLTTFALKFKDAVTREDFKVAVETHKVRKATDSLKTPENSPKATDV; this is encoded by the coding sequence ATGGCTGATGAGGAACATGCTCCAAGCTCTAGGAAGAGGGTTGCAGGTACCCAAATCAACAAGGATAATCCTGAGCCTGATGAGGACGGACCAGAGCAAGAGATGGGGACGTTTAAGAAAGCCAGTGAGGAAGTGATGGCAACCCGGAGAGTTCTAAAGGTTCGGCGCCAGCAGCCTTCATCATCTCCATCTTCAAATCCTTTCTCTGCAATCAGATTTACCCCCAGTGATTCTAGTGTTCAAACAAGTGCCCCTGCCCCACCGCCTCAACCTTCAGATGTCAAAGCTGATGAGGGCAGCAACGGTAGTGGGAAAGATGCTGTGTCTGTGTCAGTGTCAGTGTCGGATAAGAATGTGGGTTCTGGTGAGGTACCTGAGATTCAGAGGGATGAATTGGCTCAAAAAGAATCAGCTGCAACTGCAAAAACCGACTTTGATGGCACAGCTGAAGTGCCGCCTCAACCTGTCAAAACCAGTGACAAGGCAGAAGACACAGAGGATGGATCTGGTGAAGACAAAGTAGTTGTTGGAGAACCAATGGAAGGTAACAGAATGTCATCTGAAGTCGAGGGCAAAACAAAAGAGGAGGTTgctgaagaaaagaaagaggtaGATGAAGCGGGCAATGAAGATAAAATTAGCAAGGATGATACTGAGAATAAAGAAGATGATAAATCAGAGACCAAGGATGAATTGTCTGAAGAGCAGAAGGATGTTGATAACAAAGGGCAGTCATCATCAGCAACACCCCTTTTCTCTTTTAAGAATCTGTCAAGCGGTCAAAATGCCTTCACAGGTCTGGCTGGAACTGGATTTTCAAGCTCATCATTCTCATTTGGCTCAGGCTCTAAAGATGGCTCAAGTGCTGAACCCGTATTTGGGCTAAAGAGTGATGGTTCTTCATTCCCTTCTTTTAACTTTGGTGCTGCCAACAACGGGAGTTCCTCCCCAGCGCTTGCTACTTCAGCAGAAGCACCCAAGAAATTTGCTATGCCAGAGGGCCCTGTtgaaactggtgaagaaaatGAGAGGGCACTATTTACTGCTGATTCTGCATTGTATGAGTACTTGGATGGGGGTTGGAAGGAAAGAGGAAAAGGGGAACTGAAGTTGAACGTCCCTGTATCTGGTGGTGAGAGAGCTCGGCTCGTCATGAGGGCCAAGGGCAACTACCGACTGGTCCTGAATGCTAGCCTTTACGACGACATGTCACTGAAGGACATGGATAAGAAGGGTGTGACATTTGCTTGTGTGAACAGCATCGGCGAGTCAAACAGTGGCCTCACTACATTTGCTCTGAAGTTCAAGGACGCTGTCACCAGGGAGGATTTCAAGGTTGCGGTGGAGACACACAAGGTAAGGAAGGCAACCGATTCTCTGAAGACACCGGAGAACTCCCCGAAGGCAACTGATGTATGA